The Nocardia bhagyanarayanae region AGGAACTCGACCACTGACCGGACTACGTCGCGCGCAGCGTCAGCTGACGGATGTGGCGGGGCGCCGCGCGGACGACAGTGGATCGGGCAACACGCACAACACCCGCTCGAAGGAAGAATCACATGGTAGACACCGGACGAGGCCGCGCGCGACGGCGAATCACCAAGGCGGCCACGGCGATCGCGGCCGGAGTTGCCGCGGGCGGCCTCGCCGTCGCGTGCACCGCGAGCACCACCACCCACGCCGGCCCCACCGAGGACGCGCCGAGGCCGACGGTCGTCCTCGTGCACGGCGCTTTCGCGGATGGGTCCAGTTGGAACGATGTGATCGAGAAGCTGCGCGCCGACCGCTATCCGGTGGTGGCCGCGGCCAACCCGTTGCGCGGTCCCGCCTCGGACGCCGCGGCCTTGCGGGCCGTCATCAGCAATGTCGGCGGACCCGTGATCCTGGTCGGGCACTCCTACGGCGGCTCCGTCATCAGCGCGGCCGCGGCCGGGAACGACCAGGTCAAGGGGCTCGTCTATGTGGCGGCCTTCCTGCCCGCGCCGGGCGAGACCGCGCTCGGGCTGACCAACCAGTACCCGGGCTCCACCCTGCCCGGCACGCTGAACCCGGTGCCGTTCACCGGTACCGACGGCAGCACCGGCACCGACCTCTACATCCGGCAGGACAAGTTCCACGACCAGT contains the following coding sequences:
- a CDS encoding alpha/beta fold hydrolase, which encodes MVDTGRGRARRRITKAATAIAAGVAAGGLAVACTASTTTHAGPTEDAPRPTVVLVHGAFADGSSWNDVIEKLRADRYPVVAAANPLRGPASDAAALRAVISNVGGPVILVGHSYGGSVISAAAAGNDQVKGLVYVAAFLPAPGETALGLTNQYPGSTLPGTLNPVPFTGTDGSTGTDLYIRQDKFHDQFAADVSADRAALMAAAQRPIAQSALEEKATVAAWSEKPSWDVITTEDLNIPAAAQRFMADRAHAQVTEVAASHSVAVSHPDVVADVIEQAARATH